The following proteins are co-located in the Silene latifolia isolate original U9 population chromosome 1, ASM4854445v1, whole genome shotgun sequence genome:
- the LOC141590407 gene encoding uncharacterized protein LOC141590407 yields the protein MGEGGRTSLVAALEGYVKLNVDAGVKEGEGVGVGAVCRDAQGGVLWGVSRAWKEVWEPHIAEAVAVLEVLEEAARMGHTHVIVESDCIQVINALEKNKTGRSIFYLVLDDILSLSVSFQSIIWSYTSRANNYVAHTLAHLVPRCFDRSVSSDVLPPIANNAVIADLLSI from the coding sequence ATGGGGGAGGGAGGAAGGACTAGTTTGGTTGCGGCTTTGGAGGGCTATGTGAAGCTAAATGTTGATGCAGGGGTAAAAGAGGGTGAGGGTGTGGGGGTGGGAGCTGTGTGCCGAGATGCTCAAGGAGGGGTGCTGTGGGGCGTGTCACGGGCATGGAAGGAGGTGTGGGAACCACATATTGCGGAGGCGGTTGCCGTGTTGGAAGTCCTTGAGGAAGCTGCAAGGATGGGTCATACACATGTTATTGTTGAGAGTGACTGCATCCAAGTGATCAATGCTTTGGAGAAGAATAAGACGGGAAGGAGtattttttatcttgttttagACGATATTCTATCTTTGTCAGTTTCGTTTCAGTCTATTATTTGGTCCTATACTAGTAGAGCTAATAACTATGTAGCCCATACTTTAGCTCATTTAGTTCCTAGATGTTTTGATCGTAGTGTGTCGTCGGATGTTCTACCTCCGATTGCGAACAATGCTGTAATCGCTGATTTGTTATCTATCTAA